A single Limanda limanda chromosome 19, fLimLim1.1, whole genome shotgun sequence DNA region contains:
- the smap2 gene encoding stromal membrane-associated protein 2, whose product MMTGRSVKDVDRYQAVLTSLLVREENKFCADCDSKGPRWASWNLGIFICIRCAGIHRNLGVHISKVKSVNLDQWTQEQVQCVQEMGNAKAKRLYEAFLPECFQRPETDQSAEIFIRDKYDKKKYMDKVIDIHMLRKEKSCDNIPKEPVVFEKMKLKKDISPKTVSQSVTDLIGLDAPAPSPAVYNGGGCVPDCNTTQSPAVPNPPLAHSALDLFSSLPTTSSVSSAKTTPVSSSMPQSRVTASVPANLSLFLDPAPKAEEGTVKKLSKDSILSLYASTPSVHASSMAPHGLYMNQMGYPTHPYGSYHSLVQTAGMGGAMGTSQMAMMGQQQSSMMGVQQNSMIGVQQNGIMGAQSVMAQPSGMVTSPYMTAMNQGMMGQQQSGMMVQQQNGIMGQKQGGKMGQQQSGVMGQQQVGGLTTLPHQQVYGVQQTQQLQWNIAQMTQHMAGMNVYNTNDMMGYSSQHMGGSTTQSSVHMTAHIWK is encoded by the exons ATGATGACGGGCAGATCAGTGAAGGACGTTGACAGATACCAGGCTGTCCTCACCTCGCTGCTGGTGCGGGAGGAGAATAAATTCTGCGCCGACTGCGACTCCAAAG GTCCGAGATGGGCGTCCTGGAATTTGGGTATTTTTATCTGCATCCGCTGTGCTGGTATCCATCGAAACCTCGGCGTTCACATCTCCAAGGTCAAGTCCGTCAACCTGGATCAGTGGACGCAGGAGCAGgtccag TGTGTTCAGGAGATGGGAAATGCGAAGGCCAAACGTCTCTATGAGGCTTTCTTACCTGAGTGCTTCCAGCGCCCTGAGACAGACCAGTCTGCAGAGATCTTCATCAGGGACAAGTATGATAAGAAGAAGTACATGGATAAGGTCATTGACATCCATATGCTCAGA aaagaaaaaagctgcGACAATATACCCAAGGAACCGGTCGTGTTTGAGAAGATGAAATTG AAAAAAGACATCAGCCCGAAGACAGTTTCCCAGTCTGTTACAGACCTGATTGGACTAG ATGCCCCTGCACCAAGTCCTGCAGTGTATAATGGTGGAGGATGTGTTCCAGACTGTAACACGACACAGAGCCCAGCGGTGCCTAATCCACCTCTGGCACACTCTGCCCTGGATCTCTTTAGCTCTCTGCCAACaacctcctctgtttcctccgctAAAACAACG CCTGTTTCCAGTTCTATGCCTCAGAGCAGAGTGACTGCCTCTGTGCCTGCAAACCTCAGTCTGTTCCTGGATCCAGCACCCAAAGCAGAGGAGGGCACAGTCAAGAAGCTGTCCAAGGACTCTATTCTCTCCCTGTATGCTTCCACCCCCTCAGTGCACGCCAGCAGTATGGCTCCTCATG GCTTGTACATGAACCAAATGGGATACCCGACACACCCGTACGGTTCCTACCATTCCTTAGTCCAGACAGCTGGAATGGGAGGTGCCATGGGGACATCACAAATGGCGATGATGGGACAGCAACAGAGCAGCATGATGGGGGTTCAACAAAATTCTATGATTGGAGTACAGCAGAATGGCATAATGGGTGCCCAGAGTGTCATGGCTCAGCCGAGCGGCATGGTGACGTCGCCCTACATGACCGCGATGAACCAGGGTATGATGGGACAGCAACAAAGTGGAATGATGGTACAGCAACAGAATGGCATTATGGGACAGAAGCAGGGTGGGAAGATGGGACAGCAGCAGAGTGGGGTGATGGGACAGCAGCAGGTTGGAGGTTTAACCACATTACCACACCAGCAGGTTTATGGAGTGCAGCAAACCCAGCAACTACAGTGGAACATTGCCCAG ATGACTCAGCACATGGCCGGCATGAATGTCTACAACACCAACGACATGATGGGATACAGCAGTCAACACATGGGAGGTTCAACAACTCAGAGTTCAGTGCACATGACAGCACACATCTGGAAGTGA